DNA sequence from the Streptomyces sp. MST-110588 genome:
GCTGGGAGCAGTACGCCTCCGGCCGCGCCCTGCTGCGCTACGCCCGCCAGCGTGCCTTCGCCACCCCCGAGAACGCCAAGGTCCTCCTGTCGCTGGGGGACGGCACCTCCGAGGGCATCGAGGGCAAGCACGTCAGCGAGGCCGCCCGCCAGGGCGACCCGGTGGCCATCGATTCCTTCCGCGAGCTGGCCCGCTGGGCGGGCGCCGGGCTGGCCGACCTCGCCTCGCTCTTCGACCCCTCCGCCTTCATCGTCGGCGGCGGCGTCTCCGACGAGGGCGAACTGGTCCTGGACCCGATCCGCAAGTCCTTCCGGCGCTGGCTGGTGGGCAACCAGTGGCGTCCGCACGCCCAGGTGCTGGCCGCCCAGCTCGGCGGCAAGGCCGGACTGGTCGGCGCCGCCGACCTGGCCCGGCAGGGCTGAGCCGCGGTGGTGGCTGAGCCCCAGGACCTGCCCGCGTCGGCCACCGAGCCGGAGAACGGCTCGGCGGTCGTGCGTGTGCTCAGCTACAACATCCGCTCGATGCGCGACGATCGGGCGGCGCTGGCCCGGGTGATCCGGGCCTGCGCCCCCGATCTGGTGCTCGTCCAGGAGGCCCCGCGCTTCTTCCGCTGGCGCAAGACCGTGGCGTCCCTGGCCCGCGCGTGCGACCTGGTGCACGTCACGGGCGGCGCCACGGCCGCCGGTCCCATGATCCTCTCCTCGCTGCGCGCCCATGTGGAACGTACCGAGGACGTGCTGCTGCCCCGTACCCCCGGTCTCCACCAGCGCGGCCTGGCCACGGCCGTCGTACGGATCGGCGGCGCCCGGCTCGGCGTGCTGAGCTGCCACCTGAGCCTGAACGCGCGGGAGCGCGAGGAGCAGGCGCACCTGCTGCTCAAGCACCTGGCGGACCTGGACGTCCCCTGCGCCGTCGCCGCCGGCGACCTCAACGACCGCCCGGACGGCCGCGCGTTCCGTACGCTGGCCGCGGCGCTGACGGACGGCTGGACGGCCGCCCCCTGGGGCGGCGAGTACACCTCCACCCCGGCCGACCCGCATCAGCGCATCGACGCGGTCTTCACGGCCGGGGACGTGGAGGTCCTGGGCTGCGGCGTCCCGTACGGCCTGCCCGGCCTGACCACCGCCGACCTGCGGGCCGCCACCGACCACCTCCCGGTCCTGGCCGCCCTGCGCGTTCCCATGGTCTGAGCGCGGCCTGAGCCCTCACGGGCCCGGTACGAGGGCGACCGTGAGGCCGCCCTCCCGTGCTCATACGACCGGGTCCCGGCCCCTCACACCACCGCGCCGCCGCCCGGCAGGCCCTCGTCGTCCTCGTCGTCGTGCTTCATCCGGGCCACGAGCGTGGCGAAGCCGCCCAGGAAGCCGCCGATGCCCAGGACCGTGATCCACCACGTGACGGGCTGCCGGAAGAGGACCATCAGCACCAGCAGCAGCGGCCCGCCGAGCACCGCGAGCCAGGCGAACTTCGCGGTGACGTCGGCCTGGGGCAGCGGGGGCGGCTCGGGCGGGGTGAAGTGCCCCTCGTCCTGTTCGTCGAAGTCGTCCTCGGAGGGCTCGGCCGCCTCCCAGTCGCGCGGCCCGACGCCGGGCGCGAACACCACGAACCCGCCCACCGGGCCGCCCTTGGAAGGCTCGCCCCCCGGCAGGTCCTGCTGGTCCCTCTTGTCCTTCTTGGTGAGGTCGGACTGCGGGGCGCCGGTCTTCCAGGCGCCGGACTCGGGAGAGCCGTTCTTCGGGGCTTCGTTCTTCGGGGTTCCGGTGTCCGCGGAGGAGGACGTCGCGGGGCCGCCGGCCGTGGGCAGCCCGGTGTGGGGCAGCTCGGTGCGGGGCAGTTCGGAGTGCGCTGGGTCGTTCTTCGCCCGCCCGCCGTCCCGCTGCCCGGCGTCGGCGGGCCCGTTGGCGACCGGCCCGTTGGCGACCGGCCCGTCGTCCGGCACCGGGAAGACCGGCTCCTCGCCGTAGGCGGCCACGATCTCGGCCCAGGCCGCTTCCTCGTCCAGCGGGTCGCGGGGATCCCGGGGGCTACGCTCCACCACTGACGGCCTTCCCCTCTCCGGCCGGCTCCGCGCGCACGCTCGGCGCCAGGCGGGCGATGAAGTCGTACGTCTCCTGGAAGATCAGCTCGGCGTCGTGATCCAGCGTCGCCACGTGGAAGCTGCGCTCCAGCAGCTTGTGCCGTACGTCGGTGGAGGACACCCGCCCCAGCACCCGCTCGGAGTCCGACGGCGGTACGACATGGTCCTGCGGGCTGGTCATCACCAGCAACGGCTGGGTCACCTGCGGAAGTTCGGAGTCGACCTGGAGGAAGAACTTCCGTACGGAGTGCGCGGCGTGCAGCGGGGTCCGCTCGTAGCCGACCTCGACCGACCCCGGCTTGGCGATGTCGCTGGCCAGCCCCTTGGTCGTACGCAGCACATAGCGCAGTACGGGCAGCAGGGCACCCGCCTTGTCATGTACCCGGTTGGCCGGGTTGACCACCGCCACGCCGCTGACGGCGTCGCCGTGCCGGGCGGCCAGCCGCAGCGCCAGGGCGCCGCCCATGGACAGCCCGCACACGAACACCTGGGAGCACCGTTCGGTCAGCGCCCGCAGCTCGCGGTCCACCTCCGCGTACCAGTCCTGCCAGGTGGTGAGCTGCATGTCCTGCCAGCGGGTGCCGTGGCCGGGCAGCAGCGGTACGGAAACGGTCAGGCCGCGGTCGGCCAGGTACGCGGCCCAGGGGCGGACGGACTGGGGGGAGCCGGTGAAGCCGTGGCAGATGAGAACGCCGACCTCTCCGCCGTCGCGGCGGAACGGCTCGGCTCCGGGCAGCAGCGGCACCGGTGACTCCGATCGATAGAGAGGGCCTGAGGGTTACCTGAAGAGTACGCGGAGCGCCGCCGGGCGGGTAGGTCCAACGGCCCAGGCGGAGCACCCGCCGAGGGGAGCCCGGCGCCGGGGCAGGTTAAGGTCTTTGCGTCACACACAGGAGGCAGTGGGTTGATCTACGGCGCAATGAAGTTTTCCATCGGCGGGACGCTGAAGCTTGCCTTCCGTCCCTGGGTGGAGGGCCTGGAGAACATTCCCGCGCAGGGTGCGGCGATCCTCGCGAGCAACCATCTGTCCTTCTCGGACTCCTTCTTCCTGCCTGCCGTGCTCGACCGCAAGGTCACCTTCATCGCGAAGGCCGAGTACTTCACCTCGCCCGGCATCAAGGGCAAGCTGACGGCCGCCTTCTTCAAGGGCGTGGGCCAGCTCCCGGTCGACCGCTCCGGGGCACGGGGCGCGGGCGAGGCGGCCATCAAGAGCGGCATCGAGGTGCTGGAGCGCGGTGAGCTGTTCGGCATCTACCCGGAGGGCACCCGCTCGCCGGACGGCCGGCTCTACCGCGGCAAGCCCGGCGGGCTGGCCCGGGTGGCGCTGGCCACGGGCGCGCCCGTCATCCCCGTCGCGATGATCGACACGGAGAAGGTGCAGCCCCCCGGCAAGGTCATGCCGAAGATGATCCGGCCGGGCATCCGGATCGGCAAGCCGCTGGATTTCAGCCGCTACCACGGCATGGAGGGCGACCGCTTCATCCTGCGTTCGGTGACCGACGAGGTCATGTACGAGATCATGAAGCTCTCCGGCCAGGAGTACGTGGACATCTACGCGACCGCCGCCAAGCGGAAGATCGCGGAAGAGGCGAAGAAGAAGGCGGAGGCGGAGAAGACCGCCAAGGCCGAGGCGGGCAAGACGGATAAAGCCGGCAAGGCGGAGAAGGCCGGCAAGGCGGACGGATAGCGGCGTCTGCGGGCGTGGTCGTGCCCGCGAGGGGTGGGGGCGGAATGTCGGATGTCTCGGATGCCGGTGCGGACGTCGGAGCGGGCGCCGCAGACACGCCCAGGAAGCGGCCACGCGTGGTGCGGATGTCCGTGGAACTGCCGCTGTGGCGGGCACTGACCGGCTACCGCGTCCTGACCCTCGGCTACGTCCTGGTGCTGTTCGCGGTGTCCTACCGCGAGTACGACCACCCCGTGGGCGCCGCCGCGTATCTGGGCGCGCTGACCGTATGGATGGCGTTCACCTGGCGGCGTACGACCTCGGCCGAGCGCTGCACCCGGCACTTCCTGATCGCCGACCTGTCCTTCGCGATCGGCGGCATCCTGCTCACCCTCGTGGTCGACAGCCGCGCGCACATCATGGACGGCGGGCCGACCCTGCCCTCCATATGGACGGCCGGCGCGGTGCTCGGTTTCGCGATCAAGGGCGGCTGGCGCTGGGCGGCACTGGCCTCCGCCGTGGTGGCGGTGGCCAACCTCGTCGAACGCCAGGAGTTCGCCCGCGACACGGTCCACAACGTCGTCCTGGTGTGGGTGGCGAGCGTGGCGATCGGCTACGTCGTGGAGGTGGCGCGGGCCAGTGAGCGCACCCTCGCCCGCGCGCTCCAGATCGAGGCCGCCACCCGCGAGCGCGAGCGGCTGGCCCGCGACATCCACGACAGCGTGCTCCAGGTCCTGGCGATGGTGCAGCGGCGCGGCGCCGAGATCGGCGGTGAGGCGGCCGAACTGGGCAGGATGGCCGGCGAGCAGGAGATCGCCCTGCGTACGCTCGTCTCCAGCGGCCTGGTCCCGCCGCCCCGCCCGGACCACGGCCGGCCGGCGGACACCGGTCCGGCCCCCCTCGCGGTCCTCGGTACCGCGGCTGCCCCGGCCGCTGCGGCCCCCGCCGCCCCGGGACCGACGGCCACGGACGGCGGCCCCTGTGACGTACGGGTCCTGCTCGCCGCCCACGCGGGAGCCCGAGTCACCTTCTCCGAGCCGGGCGCGCCCGTCGTCCTGCCCGCCCCCGTGGCGGCGGAGCTGACGGCGGCTGTCAGTGCCGCGTTGGACAATGTGCGGGTGCACGCGGGCGACGGGGCCCGGGCGTGGATCCTGGTCGAGGACGAGCCGCGGGAGGTGATCGTGACCGTACGGGACGACGGCCCCGGC
Encoded proteins:
- a CDS encoding lysophospholipid acyltransferase family protein, which gives rise to MIYGAMKFSIGGTLKLAFRPWVEGLENIPAQGAAILASNHLSFSDSFFLPAVLDRKVTFIAKAEYFTSPGIKGKLTAAFFKGVGQLPVDRSGARGAGEAAIKSGIEVLERGELFGIYPEGTRSPDGRLYRGKPGGLARVALATGAPVIPVAMIDTEKVQPPGKVMPKMIRPGIRIGKPLDFSRYHGMEGDRFILRSVTDEVMYEIMKLSGQEYVDIYATAAKRKIAEEAKKKAEAEKTAKAEAGKTDKAGKAEKAGKADG
- a CDS encoding alpha/beta fold hydrolase, which codes for MPLLPGAEPFRRDGGEVGVLICHGFTGSPQSVRPWAAYLADRGLTVSVPLLPGHGTRWQDMQLTTWQDWYAEVDRELRALTERCSQVFVCGLSMGGALALRLAARHGDAVSGVAVVNPANRVHDKAGALLPVLRYVLRTTKGLASDIAKPGSVEVGYERTPLHAAHSVRKFFLQVDSELPQVTQPLLVMTSPQDHVVPPSDSERVLGRVSSTDVRHKLLERSFHVATLDHDAELIFQETYDFIARLAPSVRAEPAGEGKAVSGGA
- a CDS encoding endonuclease/exonuclease/phosphatase family protein, translated to MAEPQDLPASATEPENGSAVVRVLSYNIRSMRDDRAALARVIRACAPDLVLVQEAPRFFRWRKTVASLARACDLVHVTGGATAAGPMILSSLRAHVERTEDVLLPRTPGLHQRGLATAVVRIGGARLGVLSCHLSLNAREREEQAHLLLKHLADLDVPCAVAAGDLNDRPDGRAFRTLAAALTDGWTAAPWGGEYTSTPADPHQRIDAVFTAGDVEVLGCGVPYGLPGLTTADLRAATDHLPVLAALRVPMV
- a CDS encoding DUF5931 domain-containing protein; amino-acid sequence: MSVELPLWRALTGYRVLTLGYVLVLFAVSYREYDHPVGAAAYLGALTVWMAFTWRRTTSAERCTRHFLIADLSFAIGGILLTLVVDSRAHIMDGGPTLPSIWTAGAVLGFAIKGGWRWAALASAVVAVANLVERQEFARDTVHNVVLVWVASVAIGYVVEVARASERTLARALQIEAATRERERLARDIHDSVLQVLAMVQRRGAEIGGEAAELGRMAGEQEIALRTLVSSGLVPPPRPDHGRPADTGPAPLAVLGTAAAPAAAAPAAPGPTATDGGPCDVRVLLAAHAGARVTFSEPGAPVVLPAPVAAELTAAVSAALDNVRVHAGDGARAWILVEDEPREVIVTVRDDGPGIPEGRLADAEREGRLGVALSIRGRLRELGGSAEWVSVPGQGTEVELKVPKGAVPEGGKRGKARA